Below is a genomic region from Rosa chinensis cultivar Old Blush chromosome 5, RchiOBHm-V2, whole genome shotgun sequence.
GTCACTGGTGTTATTCTTTATATGCATTGAAGATATCTAGCTACCATCTTTTTAATCGATCCAGCGAAACTTATCAAGTGATTATTTCATGTTCATGATGCAGATATTCCAGAAAGGCTCTCCAATAGCTAGGGATTTCTCTAAGGCCATTCTAGAGCTATTGGAGAATGGATATATCAAGCAACTTCAAAATGAATTATTGACTCCCGAGAATCAGTGTCCAAACACTAATAGTAGACCAAAAAGCTTGAGCATTAATAGCTTTTCGGGTCTCTATGTAATATGCGGTGCTACTTCCACCCTGTGTCTTCTACTATCTTTTACCCCATGTGTGAGGAAGTCTCAGAAGCAAGAAAAGCACGAAGGCAATGCAGGTCCAAGTGATGAATGTCACCTTCGATCCCAACACTCCAACAGTCCGCAGGCCTTCACATTCGTAGAAATCGAATGCGTGCCACAGAGATGAATcgaacaaaggaaacaaaagaacaTACTGCCCCTAAAAGGGTTGTATTCGTTACTCTCACTAAAGTAGTTGATGTTAAACTTACCTAGCTAGCTCCATTACAGATACTCCGTCGCTCAACCCACATTTGACTATATTAGTTtactcatttctcattttctcaGAATATGTAAGATACttgtatataattatatataaatgcttCTTTTACCAACATTTCTCTTCTTCATAATCTGCATTAATTACCACACTCTGCTGAAACTTCTAAGTtccacaaaaaaaataaagtaaaaaataaaaacaaaaaaaaagtaacgtCAATTATAAAATGAAAACGGGGGTACATTTATCTCAACAAGCTTTGTGGAGGTTTCGGTAGTTCGTCTCCCTCGCAACACTTCTCATCTTTTCTAATAAAATTTGGGGTGTCAGGAAGTTTTTCCTTCACCGCTTCAAAGAGGGGAGAAACAAACTTTGCTTACTGGGAAACTTGCAAGTTCCACCAAGAAGCACCAGTGGTCTAGTGGTAGAATAGTACCCTGCCACGGTACAGACCCGGGTTCGATTCCCGGCtggtgcatttttttttttttttttaatatgtttACGGAGTGCTCTGCTGGATTCAGATGACCCAATTATTCAGACTCTGAGCTCCGAaactccttcattttttttttttgggcaaccCAATCTTGGTACTTCTCCAAAATGCGAAGAGCCTCAAGGATCATTACCTCATCAGCTTCAAACCTCAGCCACCGCGCTTCATCTAGTTTTGCTCACCCCAAGCACTCCTTCACTCCTTTGTTTGTACCACAAAatcaccaaaacccagaaacgcAATCGCTTCCCGGTGGTTTTCTGAAATGGGGTTCGCTTGGTTCGGTCAGAGCTTCAAGTTTTGCTTCTGGGTTCTCGCCGTTGAAGCCCAAGCCGTTGGATTCCATTATTGACATTCAGAGGGTTAAGGATCGCTCACCTGAGGACATTGCTTCGGCTTGGGACGATGTAAGCTTCTCCGTGCCTCTAAATGTGAATTTCTCTATCAAAGATTATATCTTTGCAGTGTTTCTGAACTGGGTTTTGATAGATTACCTTGAAAGTTTATGTCTTGGATGCTCCATACTTTCTAGTTTTGTTATGGATTTAAGTTTTAGTGCATCAGagttttcaatttttgtacttTGTTCCTAGTTTAGTTGCTGTTTTATGTGGTATCCTGGCGTAATTGATTATGTATCAGAGAAATTGATAGTAATGAGCTAATGAGTGGTTTCTGGTTGCTTGATTACTATGTCGATTTATGTGTCGAGTTTGTTTGATTCAGTATCACTTGGGAAGAGGACATATTGGTGCATCAATGAAGGCGAGTCTGTATCACTTGTTGGAGCATAGAGCAGCAGATTGGTAACTGCTTACATGATGCTTGATCTCGGTTTTTTGAGTTTCCTCTTTTTGTTATGTTAACTTATGTATCCTCGCAGCCGGTATTTCGTCATTCCTTTGTGGAGAGGGAGTGGTTATGTCACAATGTTTGCTCAAGGTTTGGTCTCTAATCATTGTCTTGGTATCATTTATGATTGTTCACTGCACAGTGGATAGGATTTAATTATTTCTTAAGCCGGTTTTCCTTTGTTCTTTCAGTTTGTTGTGTTTGAAAGCTATCTATATTGGTACCTGCATTAAGGTTATTGATTATACACAATCGGGTCACACTTCAGATAGTATTCAGACTTCTTTATTCAATATCTGCTACTCGTTCTAGTTATCACTGGTAGATCCTACATTAGCTACTGAACGGTGTAAATATTGTTGTAGAAGCCATATGCACCATACCAAATATGGGGTGACCTATGCTTAAACTTGTGTGTATAGTTTATATCCTTGTTTGTCTTCGTATTCTACACTCTTTATTGATGTTGTCAAAAAAGTAGGTAAGGCTTAGCTGTTGAAACCTGTCAGGATGAGGGACATTGTGCCCTTGGTTGGAAATCATTGAGAATTTGCTTTCTAGTACATGTATTAGTTTATACTATACTTTACATAGAGTTGAAATACGCAACGAAAATGGGGATTCATAGAGTAAAAACCTAAATAGtcaaaacaaaatttctttgtttataagAATTCAAAAACGCCATTATGCCTGTCTTGTATCTTAGTTTTCCTTCAAACTTTCTTGCAGTGCAGATGCCACACATGATTTTCACTGGTCTTGAAGATTATAAG
It encodes:
- the LOC112201791 gene encoding uncharacterized protein LOC112201791, which produces MRRASRIITSSASNLSHRASSSFAHPKHSFTPLFVPQNHQNPETQSLPGGFLKWGSLGSVRASSFASGFSPLKPKPLDSIIDIQRVKDRSPEDIASAWDDYHLGRGHIGASMKASLYHLLEHRAADCRYFVIPLWRGSGYVTMFAQVQMPHMIFTGLEDYKARGTQATPYFTMTYYNEFAQSKDMVLIRGDVVLPSKLSDSEAKWLLETAQTFYLNDVRYKLVERFNKQTHDFEFKDVLQALDMPNL